One Halobacterium sp. DL1 DNA window includes the following coding sequences:
- a CDS encoding KEOPS complex component — translation MRVVEGVATVEDVDGFVATLGDIGDEHDCAVQAFDADYVADRAHLEAAVAHANRAFERDENVATDRAVEILLYAAGRRQIRRALAMGVDEGESAVVVVVDSEPLQDGDEAAAASAVADLLDERATLGGDPTTLWEFFDVSDAERAVVDDLSGVVRERVALLDVEK, via the coding sequence GTGAGGGTCGTCGAGGGCGTCGCGACTGTCGAGGACGTGGACGGGTTCGTCGCCACCCTCGGCGATATCGGCGACGAGCACGACTGTGCGGTGCAGGCGTTCGACGCCGACTACGTCGCGGACCGCGCGCACCTCGAGGCCGCCGTCGCGCACGCGAACCGCGCGTTCGAGCGCGACGAGAACGTCGCCACCGACCGCGCGGTCGAGATACTGTTGTACGCAGCGGGCCGACGACAGATTCGGCGGGCGCTGGCGATGGGCGTCGACGAGGGCGAGAGCGCCGTGGTCGTCGTGGTCGACAGCGAGCCCCTGCAAGACGGCGACGAGGCGGCGGCCGCGAGCGCGGTGGCCGACCTGCTCGACGAGCGGGCGACCCTCGGCGGCGACCCGACGACGCTGTGGGAGTTCTTCGACGTGAGCGACGCCGAGCGAGCGGTCGTCGACGACCTCTCGGGGGTCGTCCGGGAGCGCGTGGCGCTGCTCGACGTCGAGAAGTGA
- a CDS encoding ferredoxin: MRIEFDRDTCIGMFQCVAEWEEGFEKDMDAGKAVLKDGEETEEDVFSREVPEDAELDAKFAARACPVDAITVYDDDGEQLIP, encoded by the coding sequence ATGCGAATCGAGTTCGACCGGGACACCTGTATCGGGATGTTCCAGTGCGTCGCGGAGTGGGAGGAGGGCTTCGAGAAGGACATGGACGCCGGGAAAGCCGTCCTGAAAGACGGCGAGGAGACCGAGGAGGACGTCTTCTCCCGAGAAGTGCCCGAGGACGCGGAACTGGACGCGAAGTTCGCGGCGCGGGCGTGCCCCGTCGACGCCATCACGGTGTACGACGACGACGGCGAGCAGCTGATTCCCTGA
- a CDS encoding malate dehydrogenase — MTKVSIVGAAGTVGAAAGYNLALRDVADELVFVDIPDKEDETIGQAADANHGVAYDSNTEVYQGSYEDTAGSDVVVITAGIPRQPGQTRIDLAGDNAPIMEDIGSSIAEHNDDFVTVTTSNPVDLLNRHLYETGDRDRNKVVGFGGRLDSARFRYVLGQRFDAPVQNVEASILGEHGDAQVPVFSKVRVNGADPEFSDDEKVEILDELKTSAMNVIEKKGATQWGPATGVAHMVEAILHDTGEVLPGSVVLDGEFGLDDVGLGVPVKLGSNGVEEVVEWDLTEYERDQLGEAAEKLSEQYDKIS, encoded by the coding sequence ATGACGAAAGTCAGCATCGTGGGGGCCGCCGGCACCGTCGGCGCCGCCGCAGGCTACAATCTCGCGCTCCGCGACGTTGCCGACGAACTCGTGTTCGTGGACATCCCGGACAAGGAAGACGAGACCATCGGGCAGGCCGCGGACGCCAACCACGGCGTCGCCTACGACTCGAACACCGAGGTCTACCAGGGGTCCTACGAGGACACCGCGGGCTCCGACGTCGTCGTCATCACGGCGGGTATCCCGCGCCAGCCGGGCCAGACCCGCATCGACCTCGCGGGCGACAACGCCCCCATCATGGAGGACATCGGCTCCTCCATCGCCGAGCACAACGACGACTTCGTCACCGTCACGACGTCGAACCCCGTCGACCTGCTCAACCGCCACCTCTACGAGACGGGCGACCGCGACCGCAACAAGGTCGTCGGCTTCGGCGGCCGCCTCGACTCCGCGCGGTTCCGCTACGTGCTCGGCCAGCGCTTCGACGCGCCCGTCCAGAACGTCGAGGCGTCCATCCTCGGCGAGCACGGCGACGCCCAGGTTCCCGTCTTCTCGAAGGTTCGCGTGAACGGCGCGGACCCCGAGTTCAGCGACGACGAGAAGGTCGAGATTCTCGACGAACTGAAGACGTCCGCGATGAACGTCATCGAGAAGAAGGGCGCGACCCAGTGGGGCCCGGCGACGGGCGTCGCCCACATGGTCGAGGCCATCCTCCACGATACGGGCGAGGTGCTCCCCGGCTCCGTCGTCCTCGACGGCGAGTTCGGCCTCGACGACGTCGGCCTCGGCGTCCCCGTGAAGCTCGGCTCGAACGGCGTCGAGGAGGTCGTCGAGTGGGACCTCACGGAGTACGAGCGCGACCAGCTCGGCGAGGCCGCCGAGAAGCTCTCCGAGCAGTACGACAAGATCTCGTAG
- a CDS encoding DEAD/DEAH box helicase: protein MNVADISGLPEGVAAHLESEGIEELYPPQAAAVEAGATEGRSLVASVPTASGKTLIAELAMLSAIERGGTALYIVPLRALAGEKATEFEAFEQFGISVGVSTGNYQSDGERLSDNDIVVATSEKVDSLVRNGAGWIDDLACVVADEVHLVDDEHRGPTLEVTLAKLRQRVTDLQVVALSATVGNAGEIADWLDAELVDTDWRPIDLRTGVHYGQAVHYDDGTQEELSVGSGSQTAAVVADTLKDDGSTLVFVNSRRNAEAAARRLSDVTKGSLDADQRERLREVAEEIRGVSDTETSDDLADAVAKGAAFHHAGLAREHRELVEDAFRERLIRVVAATPTLAAGVNTPSRRVVVRDWQRYDGTAGGMQPLSVLEVHQMFGRAGRPGLDPYGEAVLLANGHDELEELFDRYIYADPDPVRSKLAAEPALRTHVLAAVATGFTTTEEALHEFLGETLYAAQTDDPGRLESVARDVLAYLEANEFVERENGALRATTTGHLVSQLYVDPMSAATLVDGLRDAARAAASGAANEASDDDAGSAGGSDPFQTASDLQTETEPIPEDADVDVELTPLGLYHLVSRTPDMYELYLRSGDREQYTELAYEVEEQLLGPAPREEEAHWEDWLSALKTAKLLDDWASELDEDRIAERYGVGPGDIRGKVETAEWLLNATERLAADIGVGATAVREARKRVQYGVREELLDLAGVRDVGRKRARRLYEAGIETRADLRNAEKSVVLGAVRGRRKTAERILENVGHPNPDLTDVDADADTVAAVEESERDGQANLGDFS, encoded by the coding sequence ATGAACGTCGCGGACATCTCGGGGCTGCCCGAGGGGGTGGCAGCACACCTCGAGAGCGAGGGCATCGAGGAGCTCTACCCCCCGCAGGCGGCGGCCGTGGAGGCCGGCGCCACCGAGGGCCGGAGCCTCGTCGCGAGCGTGCCGACCGCGAGCGGGAAGACCCTCATCGCGGAACTGGCGATGCTGTCGGCCATCGAGCGCGGCGGCACGGCGCTGTACATCGTGCCGCTGCGGGCGCTGGCCGGCGAAAAGGCCACCGAGTTCGAGGCCTTCGAGCAGTTCGGCATCTCCGTGGGAGTCTCGACGGGGAACTACCAGAGCGACGGCGAGCGGCTCTCGGACAACGACATCGTCGTCGCCACCTCCGAGAAGGTCGACTCGCTCGTGCGCAACGGCGCGGGCTGGATCGACGACCTGGCCTGCGTGGTCGCCGACGAGGTCCACCTCGTGGACGACGAACACCGCGGCCCGACCCTGGAGGTGACACTCGCGAAACTCCGACAGCGCGTGACCGACCTCCAGGTCGTGGCGCTGTCGGCGACGGTCGGGAACGCCGGCGAGATAGCCGACTGGCTGGACGCCGAACTGGTCGACACCGACTGGCGGCCCATCGACCTCCGGACGGGCGTCCACTACGGGCAGGCGGTCCACTACGACGACGGTACCCAGGAGGAGCTCTCGGTGGGGTCGGGGAGCCAGACCGCGGCCGTCGTCGCGGACACGCTGAAAGACGACGGCTCGACGCTCGTCTTCGTGAACTCGCGGCGGAACGCCGAAGCAGCGGCCCGCCGGCTCTCGGACGTGACGAAGGGGTCGCTGGACGCAGACCAGCGCGAGCGCCTCCGCGAGGTGGCCGAGGAGATACGCGGCGTCAGCGACACGGAGACCAGCGACGACCTGGCCGACGCCGTGGCGAAGGGCGCGGCGTTCCACCACGCCGGCCTCGCCCGCGAGCACCGCGAACTCGTCGAGGACGCGTTCCGCGAGCGCCTCATCCGCGTGGTCGCAGCGACGCCGACGCTCGCGGCGGGCGTGAACACGCCCTCGCGGCGGGTCGTCGTGCGGGACTGGCAGCGCTACGACGGCACCGCGGGCGGGATGCAGCCCCTCTCGGTGCTCGAAGTGCACCAGATGTTCGGGCGCGCGGGCCGCCCGGGCCTCGACCCGTACGGTGAGGCCGTCCTCTTGGCGAACGGCCACGACGAACTGGAGGAGCTGTTCGACCGCTACATCTACGCGGACCCCGACCCCGTGCGCTCGAAGCTCGCGGCCGAGCCGGCGCTCCGGACGCACGTGCTGGCGGCCGTCGCCACGGGCTTCACCACCACCGAGGAGGCGCTCCACGAGTTCCTCGGAGAGACGCTGTACGCCGCCCAGACAGACGACCCCGGCCGACTGGAGAGCGTCGCGCGGGACGTGCTCGCCTACCTCGAGGCCAACGAGTTCGTCGAACGCGAGAACGGCGCGCTGCGCGCGACCACCACTGGCCACCTCGTGAGCCAGCTCTACGTCGACCCGATGAGCGCCGCGACGCTCGTCGACGGACTGCGCGATGCAGCGCGAGCGGCGGCGAGCGGGGCCGCGAACGAGGCGAGCGACGACGACGCGGGCAGTGCGGGCGGCAGTGACCCCTTCCAGACGGCCAGCGACCTCCAGACCGAGACCGAGCCGATTCCCGAGGACGCGGACGTCGACGTGGAGTTGACGCCGCTCGGTCTCTACCACCTCGTGAGCCGGACGCCGGACATGTACGAGCTCTACCTCCGGTCGGGCGACCGCGAGCAGTACACAGAGCTGGCCTACGAGGTCGAGGAGCAGCTACTCGGGCCGGCGCCCCGCGAGGAGGAGGCCCACTGGGAGGACTGGCTGTCGGCGCTGAAGACCGCGAAGCTCCTCGACGACTGGGCCTCCGAACTCGACGAGGACCGCATCGCGGAGCGCTACGGCGTCGGGCCTGGCGACATCCGCGGGAAGGTCGAGACGGCGGAGTGGCTGCTGAACGCGACCGAGCGGCTCGCCGCCGACATCGGCGTGGGCGCCACCGCGGTCCGGGAGGCCCGCAAGCGCGTGCAGTACGGCGTCCGCGAGGAACTGCTGGACCTCGCGGGCGTCCGGGACGTCGGCCGGAAGCGCGCGCGGCGGCTGTACGAGGCGGGCATCGAGACGCGAGCGGACCTCCGGAACGCCGAGAAGAGCGTCGTGCTCGGCGCGGTCCGGGGGCGCCGGAAGACGGCCGAGCGCATCCTGGAGAACGTCGGCCACCCGAACCCGGACCTGACGGACGTCGACGCGGACGCCGACACGGTCGCCGCGGTCGAGGAGAGCGAGCGCGACGGACAGGCGAACCTGGGGGACTTCTCGTGA